The Cynocephalus volans isolate mCynVol1 chromosome 1, mCynVol1.pri, whole genome shotgun sequence region TATCAAATACATATCAAGGTCTTTCTGAAGTATAAACCCCAGCTGAGTTTCCGTAGTGTAGTGGTTATCACGTTCGCCTAACACGCGAAAGGTCCCCGGTTCGAAACCGGGCGGAAACAGCTTTTCCTACAATCGATCATAATCTCTACTCAGGTCTTGTCGGAAGACAGTCTTGGTAGTTAGTAACTTACAGCACTACGAGAATttgaattttcagttttaatgttACTTTATGCGTTTACCAAATGTTTTACTTAAAAGGCGTGCCACGTGGAAGAATGCCCCAGATTAAAAACATTCGACTCACAACCTAATACTGAAAAAATAATGTACAGCCTAAAAGGGGAGAGGAAACAGTGTAAAAAGATTAGTCCCGTCGCTTCCAGAGCATTCTTCGTGTTGTCACTTGGTTTTCCGTCGTTTCTCTTCAAGATTGCATTTTTCCCTAAACTCCAGaccatgttttattattattctatataCTTAGTGCCATGCTTGATACCTAGGTTCAGAAATATTTCTGAACTAATTACGGAAAAGGGTTccgaaaaaaacaaaaactggaatcagaaagaaaattatactcAGAAAGATGAAACCAAGAACCAGCTTCAAAATTTTACTTATAAACATAACGACTGTGGTTTTATTTACGCGTAAGGTTCTTACGGAGAAAGAGGAATTTATAAAAAGGGCAAGAAGACTCTGGtagggaaaaaaattctcaaaagtgAAGAGACGAATAAATGCAAGCAGAGTCTGTTCTTTAAAGCCGCGGGTAGACTGCTTACGGTCCTCACACATaacttttaataagaaaaaaaggttgaagttttggttttttgagattTATGATGTCTACAGATACTAGGGAAGAATCCACCCTATCAACAAGACCTATTCTTTCTGGTACTTTTGCATATTACAGCgatctttttcttttactgtacaAAACTGAATTCGATGTAAATAATTGTATTAGAATTTTTCTAATTCAGACGCAGGAAAACCTTTTCCGGTGCAAAACCCGCCTTCCTGTAATGTTGCGCATGCCCAGTGTACCCAACTGCTTTGCTTCGTGTTCGTGCGCCTCAGATTTCTATTATCTCCAGGTTAGGGTATCCTGGAAACTGAGCTACAGTCGGCTGGTGCAAACAGAACCCAGAGTGTCCCCAGAGCTTTCGGGTACGTAAACGGGAAAAGGGTAATCAGTCTCAACTCAAAAATCCCCCACGGCCGAGAGCCCGAGCCCACAAAGCAGCAGTTTCTACCGGAGGGACCCCAAGGAGAGGGTGATGGGAGAAGACGCGAACTACAAGCCCCAGCGTTCAGCGCGCAAGCCGGCTCCAGGAAGGAGGCCCGCCGCGCAGCGCCACCCGGCCTCGGCCCAGAACCCGGGCCTGGGGCCAATGCTGTCGGCCTTCCAGAACGCTCAGAATGAGGAGGACAGGCGTAGCGCTGTGAGTGAGCCCCAAGGTCTCGTATCCATGGCGCCCGCAATTGCGGGGACCCTGGCGTGCTGAGGAGTGGGCTCTCTGCGGGCCAGCCCCTCGGGCCCTGGCCGATGTCAGACCTCCAAGGTCCGGGAGTCTCCTGTGTTGCCAAGGCCGACAGAGCCGGACGTGACGCCgctgtggagggagaagggagaggcggggcggggcgcggtgACGTCCTTCCAAGATGGCGGAGAGAGAGTGAAGAATCTGTGTTTCCCCCTTGGGTTGCTATCGGTGAGTTCCGATTTCGCCCCCAGCCCGCCATCCCCGCTCTCTCCAGACCCACGGCCATCGGAAGGCAGGCTTCTTGGAGTTCGAGTGCGGGGCGAGCGAAGGCGGAAAGCTTGGACGAGGCAGCCCCGGTGGTGGCCTTGACCACAACCCCTGCCGTGGGAATTCGCGGGAGTGGGAACTAGGCGGAGGGCAGGGCGGCAGAAGCCGAGGAGGGACCGGCTCTGGTTGTCACCGTCCAGTGCCGTCTTGCgtgaagagagggagggagggaagggggtgtGGCCTCGGGGCGAGTGACCGAACCCTTGACAACCCTTGGCCCGCCACATTCTCCGCCCCCTGAGAACCCGCCTCGAGTTTTTGGAGAAACTGCACAGCTGAAGCTAACAGGTGTCAGTGATTTGAGAGcaacttttaaaaactcataCCCTGTTCTTCCCCCAAATGACCCAAAGGATCATTTCTTAgtagtttgttaattttttgctTAACATACATATGCCTACTGAATTTGCACCTCTGAGGGTTCAACTGATGTAAAAGGGTGACATTTTGTGGCGCTTTTTTCAACTGATGGAAGTGTTTTTGTTCATCGTCATTTACTGATGTGTTTGTCTGCCGAGATGAAACAAAGATAGAAAGGCACTTTCTCTTCaacgttatttatttatttatttacttacttatttttattttagcttctcaatatatattgtagtccattttcatgaccctttacccgttccttttcccccctccctctctcccctcccctcttcagGGTTTTTAACTATATATGTTTGATAAGGATTTTCAGGGGAGATGAAATGAAAGCTAACTTTATTCTTGTTCATGTTATGTCCTCTGTCCCTACTCCCCTCCACCAATTGCTTGGGTGAACATTTGAAGAAAGCTTATGGTCACTGATAtactatttctttttgtcttttagatCAAGGGTAAAATTCCATTCTGAAATCAAAATGCAGTATTCGCACCACTGTGAGCACCTTTTAGAGAGACTGAACAAACAACGAGAAGCAGGTTTTCTTTGTGACTGCACCATAGTGATTGGGGAATTCCAGTTTAAAGCTCACAGGAACGTGCTCGCCTCCTTTAGTGAGTATTTTGGTGCGATCTACAGAAGCACATCTGAGAACAATGTCTTTCTTGATCAGAGTCAGGTGAAGGCTGATGGATTTCAGAAACTGTTGGAGTTTATATACACAGGAACTTTAAATCTCGACAGGTAAAgtacacattttcttttcagttataaAAGCTAGTCAATAGTCTTTAGAGTTAAAGTAGATTTGTATTTTGTTCAGTATCTGAACTCAGAGTCTTCAAATACTTATGCATACAGTGTATTAATAAAGAAGTTGGTATTACCTATTTGGGATGAACAGATAACACTTCATAAGCACAAAAAGGATGGATGTTAAACAGTAAGATTTATAACGCATTTATCTACTGAAACCAAGCCTGTGATTCCAGTTATGTAAACTtgaaatttattctatttatttctgttctttatattcctctgatcttctctcttttattctctatAACCCTACTATTTAAGGTGTTTGGAGTGGAATGTAaatggggaaagaaggaaggacgtCTGTATGTAATAGTGCTCCTATTGCCAACCATAAATAGCAGTGTGCAGCACCTCTTCCTGATCTTGATTCTGGGGGGAAAAACTTTGTTGCAGCATAAATGGCAATGACTCCTGTTCTCTCTCTTAACCTGCCATTACTAATGCTTAAGCAGGTCAGAGGTGCTAGAATACTTCTCTAAGATCCTTACTACTGTCACTGCATCAACAAGAAGTAGGTTCTGAGGAATCTGGTAATGCAGGTACTGTGTTTCTCCCCTACATAGTTAACTATATAATTAGATTAATAGCAATACATTTAGTAGTTGTGGGGGAGAAGGCAGAGGGGGTAAAAGCAAAGAGAAACCAATCAAATTACCCCCGTCTTTCCTCCATCTCTTATGAAAGTGTGAACATGAGTAGACCGTTCATAATCTTCtaataagggccagcccgtggctcactcgggagagtgcggtgctgataacaccaaggccgtgggttcggatcccatatagggatggccggttagctcattgggtgagcgtggtgctgacaacaccaaatcaaggcttaagatccccttaccggtcatctttaaaaataataataataataataatcttctAATAAGAGATTATGGGCTTTTGAATTAGATCTTGTCTGTCAGTCACTATGTCTCCTTGAGCAAGATGCAACCTTTCTGGgccacagtttcttcatctgtaaaaatgagaTGGTAATAACTACCTTGATCTTaccatgaaaattaaataaggatTTATTTGAAGGCTCAATGAACattagtttcatttctttattttctctaccCTTTCTTCCCCCCTTTAATTCCTCATTTCTtggagaaaaactagaaaaaacaaagaaaaggaaacaactgAAATTCTGCCACCTATTGATAACCCCTATGAACATCTtgatatatattcattcattcttttccaAGTGATCTCTATAGATAGATGCATGTACACATTAAGCaaaatccttctttctcttttatattgAAGCTTATCATGGAAATATACTTATTTAAAAGGCTAGAATCAGAATGCTCCTTAATTCTTTTGAAAAGGAAACATTCGTGCTGTttgggaattatttttaaatattgttatgATGAAATCTTTAAATGAGTCAGTTCTGTGTACGTTGATTAATGGAACAGCAGTGTCAGATTAATCTCgtgataaattatttaaatttgctaAATAGTTGATTATGCTGGTGCCTCTGATCTAAGAATTTAGAATACTTAATagaaaataactacaaaaacCAGTGAATTTTAGTTGACATTCAATTTAATGATTTCCCTTTCTCAGTTTACTATGCCAGAAAAAAGTTGATTTGAACACATGACAGAACACCTTTTCTTGAGCCTTCATGCAAAGAAACAGTGTTAAGAAGAACCAGTTGTTTTGTTCAGTCTTTTTTGGTGCATATCTTTCCTGGGGAGCTAATTGTTTGAGCCCAGCCAGAAATGTAGGAGAAGACTTATACCAAAACAGAAAGTCTGTACAACGTAGTGATTAAGAAAACAGGCAGAATAATAGAGAATTAAGTGGACTCGGAGGCCAGATCACCTTGGTCAAATCTTGGTGCTAACACTCTGtgattttggacaagttacttaatttttttggatctctgatttttcattttatgtaagaTGAGGATTATAGTGAATTTCATAGGcatgtcatgaggattaaatgaactaatCCTGTAAAGCATTTAGCCATGTACCTGGCATTATGTAATTAAATGACCTTCAATGACTGTTGAAAAGATGAAAGCAAGTTTGGAAGCAGTGTAACATACTActtaaacaaaagcagaaaattaaTTATTGAGGTAAACAAATGCTGATTAGTTCTCTTAACTCTCTGTGAAATAGTTTGTATGAATTACTGGTTCAGTATTGAACAACTAGTGTGTGATTTAATGCTAGCTTGTGTTGGTCTTAAAGTCTACTTAACCTTGTTACCTGTTTTAGTGGTTCATTTTATGGAACACTGAGCACAATTATAATTTGAGACCAAAAGATCTGTTTTAGTTAAGTATAAAAAACAGTAGAGtacatttgattttctttctagtAATGTctcatttattgtattttttaataatagattatgtaacaaaatcaataaaaatgcttAAGAAGAAATGTAATGTCTTTGGAGAGTGATGATGCTGtatacacagaaaaaacattttgtatAAAAGGTGAATAAGATTGTTTTTATGTTTGGGACATTTATGCTATTTCTTTGCAAATAGAGAAATAACTTGATTACAAAGGtcattcattatatattttaaaaattatagccaCAGGCCATAAGGAAATatcttaacattttcttctctaGGGGAAAGACTTAAGCGTACTATATACCAAAAGGTTAATTGTAATATGTTTAGGAACTTGGGATGGATTTTCCCAGagattaaaatattctgtaagcTGGTGGTTAGGTTTCCGAATTAGCCTATAACTCTACTTAATCTATAATGAGCTGAAAAATTATTATAAgaaaagtcaatttttaaaaagccattataATGCTAAATTAAATAAGAGGGAACATACAGGGGCACTTGAGGCAAAGTATGTTTAGATGATGAGAACATGGGTAGAGATTTGTAGATATTGTAGGATACTTTTAGGGATCTTAGAGATTCATGAcagtagttatttttaatttcatttcaaattttagtccttttttaaaaaaatactggcaCTATATTTACATTATCAGCTATGATTAAAACCCTTTTCTGGCTTATACTTATaatgaagaaggaaaagggaaaagagatcATCTCAGAACTAAACAATATTTGGGGAAAATGGCAAGTAGAAAGGTTACTTGAGGGTatagtatgtatgtgtatatccattctcaaataattaaaaggaTCATATTTTTAGTGTTAATACCAGCTCAACTCTTATTTTGCAGCTAAGAAAATtgaagcccccccccccaaaataatcaGTCAAAGAAACTGAAGCCCCCAAGGATGCTGACTTACCCTAATTTATTCAGCTAGAAATCCTAGAGCCAGTGCTAGAGTAATCAAACAACCTTTCACTACACTGTAAACTTCTGAAAGGCagggaagttttatttcttattatccCTTAGAACCACACTTTGTAGATGCTCTGTAAATATTGACTGGAATGTTGAACAAGGTGAGTTAAGTCTTTCTATATAACTCTGATATGACAAACTCCAGCTAACTCTCGGGTTGactgtcaccaaaaaaaaaaaaaaaatccaagaaggTTACTAGAGAGAGCTTAACACGTTCTAAAACCTTGTTCCTTCAAGTGTGatccatggaccagcagcatcggCATCACCAGGAAGTATATTAGAAATAATCACCAGAAAGTAtattagaaatacagaatctcaaTGCCCCATTACAGACCTACTGAATATGAATCTATATTTAACAGGATCCCTGGGTCATTCACATGCacagtaaagtttgagaagcacagtTAAAGTCCCTCacaggggagtgggggaaggtaATAGGAAACAATTTTTATTAGACTTTTCCTATTGCTTATCCAGAAAAGATAGTTGCTATCTGAAGAGGCCTGAGGGTGAACAGAAGGAGGCAATGAGTTACCaacatctatttttagttttgttttttttttttaaacagccagaaaatttaacatttcacTTTTCTGTGGTGGTTCGTCATCAGCTATGAATAGccattatttttcatcttttcaaattctGTAAAATTGGAGATTTTTGCCTAAACATTACtttgaatgaaataattttgtaaagtttgtTGTTCTCTTAGTTATACCTTTTTCAGCATTCTGCTTCATTAGGTCTTTAAAAGACATTGAAGAGTATGTGCAGCTctgtttcaaaaacaatttttctttgatCAGAATATTGTCATTTAGCCTTGTTTCCTTGCAGTTGGAATGTTAAAGAAATTCATCAGGCTGCTGACTATCTCAAAGTGGAAGAGGTGGTcactaaatgtaaaataaagatggaagattttgcttttattgctaaTCCCTCTTCTACAGAGATATCTAGTATTACTGGAAACATTGAATTGAATCAACAGACTTGTCTTCTTACTCTACGCGATTATAATAATCGGGAGAAATCAGAAATATCTACAGATTTAGCTCAGGCAAATCCTAAACAAGGGCCTTTAGCAAAGAAATCATCTCAAACTAAAAAGAAGAAGGCTTTCAACTCTCAGAAAACAGGACAGAATAAAACAGTGCAATATCCCAGTGACATTTTAGAGAATGCATCAGTTGAATTATTCCTAGATGCAAATAAGTTATCCACACCCGTAGTAGAACAAgttccacaaagaaatgataattcaGAACTCGAGTTGACGTCAGTTGTGGAAAATACTTTTCCAACACAAGATATTGTGCAAACTGTTGCAGTGAAACGGAAACGTGGAAAATCACAGACAAATTGTGCTCTCAAAGAACACTCTATGTCTAATATAGCCAGTGTCAAGAATCCTTATGAGCTGGACACCTCTAGGGAAGAACTGGATCAGAGGTATTCCAAGGCCAAGCCAATGTGTAACACGTGTGGGAAAGTGTTTTCAGAAGCCAGCAGCTTGAGAAGGCACATGAGAATACATAAAGGAGTCAAACCTTATGTCTGCCACTTGTGTGGAAAGGCATTTACCCAGTGTAACCAGCTGAAAACGCATGTAAGAACTCACACAGGTAAGACTGGTTTGTGGAAAGATTATAATTACTTATATACTAtgactaaaataattattttttatagagaGCATATTAACACATAGTGTTGACTACTTGTGGCCAAAATTTGGTATATTCTTctatttataaaagtatttaGCAATGTTAGACTGttgaaaatttatttgtaaattgtaaCCAAGTATTTAATGGCTATTTGTTTTATTGTAGCTGTTATCTTAAGTCCTAATGCATCAGCTCCATATGCCATTTTCCctcaaaataaacataaacttGGTTCTACCTTGCTAAATATTTAACAGAAGCAAAGTTATTAAAACTGATCAAGAGAAAAAGGTAATTACAACTTAGGCCAATTTTCAGAAATTGCCAGCACTTCTTATTACATGCTTCCTAGACTTTGTTGACTTCTGAACATGTGTGTTAAAATGACACATATATTCTTAACTCAATTTCTACATTTACCTTTATTTTACATGTCCTTTTTCTGATGGTAAAGTGAGAGCACTGATTCGTACACTTAGATTTGTACTTTTTAGGATATAATACGTATTTCTCTCATTGATCACCTTTCACTattaaaaattgagaaacacTAATTTCTTTTAGTTCTACCAGTGTTTTCAATACTCTGGAAAGAGATCCTATTTGCTTTTACTTCTAGCAATTAACATTTTCTGAATACTAGAACTAGTACTGTTATTGAACTGTTTTGAGAGCTTATATTATGTATGCAGCTAAAACAGAATATTTCCttctaaatataaattttatttacttgttccTTTAGGTGAGAAGCCATACAAATGTGAACTGTGTGATAAAGGATTTGCTCAAAAATGCCAGCTAGTCTTCCATAGTCGCATGCACCATGGTGAGGAAAAACCTTATAAATGTGATGTATGCAATTTACAATTTGCAACTTCTAGCAATCTCAAGATTCATGCAAGgtaaaagcacaagaaacaaaaaaatgagttGTTTGAGCTTTTAGTTTATCAATTACCATAGTCTTATGAATAGACTAATGTATTAGAGTTCAGAACAGTAGCATTCTAATTGTGTTTCCACCATACAGTATTCTTATCACATTCAAGGAACAACAGGAAGCCATGGTGTTTGGAAGGGAATAAACAAGGGGGAAAACAACTAGGAAATAAGATCAGAATGGTGATAGGGTGTTCTGATGGTATGAAGTTTTGTAGGccactgaaagctttttctcttgaAATTGGGAAGTAAGTGATGATGTGATCTTGCTTACATTTTAAGAGGATCACTGTGGCTGCTACCTTAGGAAAAGACTGTAGGATTACAAGAATGGAAACAGGGTGAACAGGTAGGAATCTATAGATAAAACCCAAGTGAGAGTGATGATGGTTCGGGCCAGGGTAGTAGCAGCAAAGGAGCTAAGTGGTAgttggattctggatatattttaaaggtagaaCTAACAGATTTTGCTGACAGATTGAATGTGGGATCTGAAAGAAAGATAGTTAAAGATGATTCCAAGGTTTTGGTCCTGAGCACCTGAAAAGATTAAGTTGCCATTAACTGAGATGGCCAAGGTTTGTGGGTAGAGCAGTTTAAGTGGGAATGCAGGAATTTAGGAATACATGTTAGATTTGAGATGACTATTATACATCTGAATAGAGATGTGCAGTAGAGTATTGGTTATCtaagtctggagttcaggggacTGATTTGGGCTGAAGATATAAATTTGGCAGTCATCAATACATTTAAAGCTGTAAGACCAGATGAGGTCACCAAGAGAGTGAGTGTGAATGGAAAAGAGATCAAAAGACTGAGTCCTGAGGCATTCTAACTTTAAGAGTTCTGGAAGATGGGCAAGAACCAGAGAGGAGACTAGGAAGGAGCAGCCTGTAGAGGAGGAAAACTGGGAAAGAGGGCTGCCCTGGAATCCAAATGAAGGAAATTATTCCAGAAGGAAGTGATCAGCTGTGTAAAATTCTGTGAAAAGGAGACAAAGACTGAAAATTGATTTGGATTTAGCAGAGTGGGAGGTCAGCAACATTCTTGACAAAAGTATCATTAGCAGAAGCTAGCAGAGAAGAGGTTGGTAGAGAAGAAGTGGAAGTAGAACAATTCAAGACTCAAGATTTTGGTAAAGAGGAGCAGAGAAATGAAAGAGCAAGTGGAGTCAGTTTTTTTCAAGATGAGAGACATATATCATATTTGTATGCCGTGATCCAGTGTAGTACAAAAAATG contains the following coding sequences:
- the MYNN gene encoding myoneurin isoform X1 — its product is MQYSHHCEHLLERLNKQREAGFLCDCTIVIGEFQFKAHRNVLASFSEYFGAIYRSTSENNVFLDQSQVKADGFQKLLEFIYTGTLNLDSWNVKEIHQAADYLKVEEVVTKCKIKMEDFAFIANPSSTEISSITGNIELNQQTCLLTLRDYNNREKSEISTDLAQANPKQGPLAKKSSQTKKKKAFNSQKTGQNKTVQYPSDILENASVELFLDANKLSTPVVEQVPQRNDNSELELTSVVENTFPTQDIVQTVAVKRKRGKSQTNCALKEHSMSNIASVKNPYELDTSREELDQRYSKAKPMCNTCGKVFSEASSLRRHMRIHKGVKPYVCHLCGKAFTQCNQLKTHVRTHTGEKPYKCELCDKGFAQKCQLVFHSRMHHGEEKPYKCDVCNLQFATSSNLKIHARKHSGEKPYVCDRCGQRFAQASTLTYHVRRHTGEKPYVCDTCGKAFAVSSSLITHSRKHTGEKPYICGICGKSFISSGELNKHFRSHTGERPFICELCGNSYTDIKNLKKHKTKVHSGTDKTLDSNVEDHTLSEQDSIQKSPLSETMDVKPSDMTLPLALPLGTEDHHMLLPVTDNQSPTSDTLLRSTVNGYSEPQLIFLQQLY
- the MYNN gene encoding myoneurin isoform X2 — its product is MQYSHHCEHLLERLNKQREAGFLCDCTIVIGEFQFKAHRNVLASFSEYFGAIYRSTSENNVFLDQSQVKADGFQKLLEFIYTGTLNLDSWNVKEIHQAADYLKVEEVVTKCKIKMEDFAFIANPSSTEISSITGNIELNQQTCLLTLRDYNNREKSEISTDLAQANPKQGPLAKKSSQTKKKKAFNSQKTGQNKTVQYPSDILENASVELFLDANKLSTPVVEQVPQRNDNSELELTSVVENTFPTQDIVQTVAVKRKRGKSQTNCALKEHSMSNIASVKNPYELDTSREELDQRYSKAKPMCNTCGKVFSEASSLRRHMRIHKGVKPYVCHLCGKAFTQCNQLKTHVRTHTGEKPYKCELCDKGFAQKCQLVFHSRMHHGEEKPYKCDVCNLQFATSSNLKIHARKHSGEKPYVCDRCGQRFAQASTLTYHVRRHTGEKPYVCDTCGKAFAVSSSLITHSRKHTGERPFICELCGNSYTDIKNLKKHKTKVHSGTDKTLDSNVEDHTLSEQDSIQKSPLSETMDVKPSDMTLPLALPLGTEDHHMLLPVTDNQSPTSDTLLRSTVNGYSEPQLIFLQQLY